From Nicotiana tabacum cultivar K326 chromosome 22, ASM71507v2, whole genome shotgun sequence, one genomic window encodes:
- the LOC107798424 gene encoding histone H3.2: MARTKQTARKSTGGKAPRKQLATKAARKSAPATGGVKKPHRFRPGTVALREIRKYQKSTELLIRKLPFQRLVREIAQDFKTDLRFQSSAVAALQEAAEAYLVGLFEDTNLCAIHAKRVTIMPKDIQLARRIRGERA; the protein is encoded by the coding sequence ATGGCTCGTACCAAGCAAACTGCTCGCAAATCCACCGGTGGAAAGGCTCCTAGGAAGCAGCTAGCTACCAAGGCCGCTAGAAAGTCAGCTCCAGCGACCGGAGGAGTGAAGAAGCCTCACCGTTTCCGTCCAGGAACTGTGGCTCTCAGGGAAATCAGGAAGTACCAGAAGTCTACTGAGTTGTTGATAAGGAAGCTGCCATTTCAGAGGCTGGTGAGGGAAATAGCACAGGACTTCAAGACAGATCTGAGGTTCCAAAGCAGTGCTGTTGCTGCTCTTCAAGAGGCTGCTGAAGCTTACCTTGTCGGACTCTTTGAAGATACCAATCTCTGTGCCATTCACGCGAAGAGGGTCACCATAATGCCAAAGGACATTCAGCTGGCCAGGAGGATTCGTGGTGAAAGGGCTTAG